A genomic window from Salvia hispanica cultivar TCC Black 2014 chromosome 5, UniMelb_Shisp_WGS_1.0, whole genome shotgun sequence includes:
- the LOC125188370 gene encoding F-box protein At2g32560-like → MLFFLFTCCFSFIFFYKSLAIKPLPPWAHGMPQLSLCFWKDFSFLWLIKSIKSTIFGVISSLLASRVSPRKKNSSSKVETVEVAWELSVLDLPDLVLETILEKLPPEGLCRMATVCVSLRERCISDHLWEKHMKNKWSKIVGPSAYREWQWYIATGQGLACSNQGKQNSLAGYLTHLWPIVLIRSSFSSGTKKMNFPPVDSLMSWYTALESGKFWFPAQVYNRENGHVGFMLSCYDAELSYDQKTNTFQARYPPHGRRASPTESGITWDRLRAPPVDTSPHDLHESDCLHELKPGNHVEIQWRRNKEFPYGWWYGVVGHLETCDGNPNYCHCHKNDTVVLEFNQYNRGSRWRITNVDRKNHREEGNEADGFYGGIRKLCSNEEISTWKRIWPTEVLE, encoded by the exons ATGTTGTTCTTCCTGTTCACCTGCTGCTtctctttcatcttcttctatAAGTCACTTGCCATCAAGCCACTCCCACCATGGGCTCATGGGATGCCGCAGCTGTCTCTCTGTTTTTGGaaagatttttcatttttgtggtTGATCAAGTCGATTAAGAGCACCATTTTTGGTGTGATTTCCTCACTTTTAGCTTCAAGAGTGTCACCTAGGAAGAAGAACTCTAGTTCCAAGGTGGAGACCGTTGAGGTGGCATGGGAGTTGTCTGTCTTGGACTTGCCTGACCTTGTGTTAGAGACCATTCTTGAGAAGCTCCCACCGGAGGGGCTTTGCAGGATGGCAACTGTGTGTGTTTCTTTGAGAGAGAGGTGCATAAGTGATCACTTGTGGGAGAAGCACATGAAAAACAAATGGTCTAAAATTGTTGGCCCTTCTGCGTATAGGGAGTGGCAATGGTATATTGCTACGGGACAAGGTCTGGCCTGTTCGAACCAAGGCAAACAGAATAGCCTTGCTGGCTATCTAACTCATCTATGGCCAATCGTGTTGATCCGGTCCAGTTTTAGCAGTGGTACCAAGAAGATGAACTTCCCTCCAGTTGATTCCCTCATGTCTTGGTATACCGCGCTCGAGTCTGGCAAGTTTTGGTTCCCTGCGCAAGTCTACAACCGCGAG AATGGCCATGTTGGATTTATGCTATCATGCTATGATGCTGAGCTTTCCTATGATCAGAAAACCAACACGTTCCAGGCCAG ATATCCGCCACATGGAAGGAGAGCAAGTCCAACAGAAAGCGGTATAACATGGGATAGGCTTAGAGCTCCCCCTGTCGACACTTCTCCACATGATCTTCATGAATCTGATTGTTTACATGAGTTAAAGCCTGGGAATCATGTTGAAATTCAATGGAGAAGAAACAAAGAATTTCCATATG gttggtggtatggtgttgtAGGCCACTTGGAAACATGTGATGGGAACCCCAATTACTGCCACTGTCATAAAAATG ACACTGTGGTGTTGGAGTTCAACCAGTACAATCGTGGTTCACGTTGGAGAATAACAAACGTAGATAGGAAAAACCATAGGGAAGAGGGGAATGAGGCCGATGGATTTTATGGTGGGATCCGGAAACTCTGCAGCAATGAAGAGATATCGACGTGGAAGAGGATTTGGCCTACTGAAGTATTGGAATAG
- the LOC125190661 gene encoding uncharacterized protein LOC125190661, whose product MSKRRLSIIHVSDDPTSDGLEMQENKISTPVAGNGKNTSIHVTALDGIVSVNSLFTMALFIGFSMTVPENATTVGSASCITSGETVRRLIVFEVASFSFFLFSSLVAQSLKLQINLRNSMDPTDPHRAEINVDHLKYCLSASAVGSVLGCTFLTLSIVDFIRVKLGSLSCGGRPVQAVVLLLIFVGSGLLIYLVTAARALFFVQTQPSPTATVTATT is encoded by the exons atgagcAAAAGGCGTCTCTCCATCATCCATGTCTCCGATGATCCAACTTCAGACGG ATTGGAAATGcaagagaataaaattagCACCCCGGTGGCCGGCAATGGGAAGAACACGAGCATCCACGTGACGGCCCTGGACGGGATCGTGAGCGTGAACTCGCTCTTCACGATGGCGCTGTTCATCGGGTTCTCCATGACGGTGCCGGAGAACGCGACGACGGTGGGCAGCGCGTCGTGCATCACGAGCGGGGAGACGGTGAGGAGGCTGATCGTGTTCGAAGTGGCGTCGTTCAGCTTCTTCCTGTTCTCGTCGCTCGTGGCGCAGAGCCTGAAGCTGCAGATCAACCTGCGGAACAGCATGGACCCCACCGATCCGCACAGGGCCGAAATCAACGTGGACCACCTCAAGTACTGCCTCTCGGCGTCCGCAGTGGGATCGGTGCTCGGGTGCACGTTCCTGACGCTGTCCATCGTGGATTTCATAAGGGTGAAGCTGGGGTCGCTGTCGTGCGGCGGAAGGCCGGTGCAGGCGGTGGTGCTGCTCCTCATATTTGTGGGCTCGGGGCTGCTCATTTATCTCGTCACTGCTGCACGTGCTCTCTTTTTCGTGCAGACTCAACCCTCACCTACTGCTACTGTTACTGCTACTACTTGA
- the LOC125190560 gene encoding uncharacterized protein LOC125190560: MMNNRRPSNIAPLSSPGFEMQDNKIGATTTTAATTTTGGKNTSIHVTALDGIVSVNSLFTMALFIGFSMTVPENATTVGSASCITSGETVRRLIVFEVASFSFFLFSSLVAQSLKLQINLRNSMDPTDPHRAEINVDHLKYCLSASAVGSVLGCTFLTLSIVDFIRVKLGSLSCGGRPVQAVVLLLIFVGSGLLIYLVTAARALFFVQTQPPAPQQTQD, encoded by the exons ATGATGAACAACAGGCGACCTTCTAACATCGCCCCTCTCTCTTCTCCAgg ATTTGAAATGCAAGATAACAAAATAGGAGCGACGACGACGACagcagcaacaacaacaacaggAGGGAAGAACACGAGCATCCACGTGACGGCCCTGGACGGGATCGTGAGCGTGAACTCGCTCTTCACGATGGCGCTGTTCATCGGGTTCTCCATGACGGTGCCGGAGAACGCGACGACGGTGGGCAGCGCGTCGTGCATCACGAGCGGGGAGACGGTGAGGAGGCTGATCGTGTTCGAAGTGGCGTCGTTCAGCTTCTTCCTGTTCTCGTCGCTCGTGGCGCAGAGCCTGAAGCTGCAGATCAACCTGCGGAACAGCATGGACCCCACCGATCCGCACAGGGCCGAAATCAACGTGGACCACCTCAAGTACTGCCTCTCGGCGTCCGCAGTGGGATCGGTGCTCGGGTGCACGTTCCTGACGCTGTCCATCGTGGATTTCATAAGGGTGAAGCTGGGGTCGCTGTCGTGCGGCGGAAGGCCGGTGCAGGCGGTGGTGCTGCTCCTCATATTTGTGGGCTCGGGGCTGCTCATTTATCTCGTCACTGCTGCACGTGCTCTCTTTTTCGTGCAGACTCAACCACCAGCTCCTCAGCAGACTCAGGACTAG
- the LOC125186219 gene encoding uncharacterized protein LOC125186219, translating into MNKSGSIISSDPTLLYGLEMQENPSATVDVVDASESGNNTTSIHVTALDGIVSVNSLFTMAIFIGFSMTVPENSTTATSAACTTSAETVRRLIVFEVVSFSFFLFSSLVAQSLKLQINLRNSMDPTDPDRATIDVAHLKYCLFASAVGSVLGSAFLMLSIVDFIRVKLGSFSCGGKPVYAAATLVVFVGAGMLIYVVTAARAAFFVQNNQPPTTNP; encoded by the exons ATGAACAAAAGTGGTTCTATCATCTCCTCTGATCCAACTTTATTATACGG GTTGGAAATGCAAGAAAATCCAAGCGCCACCGTTGATGTCGTCGACGCATCTGAGAGCGGGAACAACACGACGAGCATCCATGTGACGGCCCTCGACGGCATCGTGAGCGTGAACTCACTCTTCACGATGGCGATTTTCATCGGGTTCTCCATGACCGTCCCGGAGAATTCGACCACGGCAACGAGCGCGGCGTGCACCACGAGCGCCGAGACGGTGAGGCGGCTGATCGTGTTCGAAGTGGTCTCGTTCagcttcttcctcttctcgtCCCTCGTGGCGCAGAGCTTGAAGCTCCAAATCAACCTCCGCAACAGCATGGACCCCACCGATCCGGACAGGGCCACCATCGACGTGGCCCACCTCAAATACTGCCTCTTCGCCTCCGCAGTGGGATCGGTTCTAGGAAGCGCCTTCTTGATGCTGTCGATCGTGGACTTTATAAGGGTGAAATTGGGCTCGTTTTCTTGCGGTGGAAAGCCGGTTTACGCGGCGGCGACGCTGGTGGTGTTTGTCGGCGCCGGAATGCTGATTTATGTGGTGACTGCTGCTCGTGCTGCTTTCTTTGTGCAAAATAATCAGCCTCCAACAACCAACCCCTGA
- the LOC125186922 gene encoding protein FAR1-RELATED SEQUENCE 5-like yields MESVANNEGMYIPVCDDALKPMIGMKFNTLVEAVGFYEHYARSVGFGIRKMGNKSVQGITKWQYLACNRQGSKNFIPGHASQSTEVSFKKRRCRSFRCECLAKLNLRYYSDGKSRGYEVYQFVEYHNHLMVADEHRHFMMANRNLDPIHRRFMEDCGRCNIGPTLTFKLLKEIMGGPENVGCDIIDIRNGYRDIMSNIDGSDAQMIFDYMRSQKESSDAFYYEIEIGSHGKLTRLFWADAISRRNYHMFGDVISFDSTYNTNRYCMIFAPFTGKDNHSRPVTFGAGLLSSEGRESYSWLFGCFVRCMGVAPKLIITDQDWGIKLAVQQVLLQTRHRWCMWHIMVKVSDKLPKSLLGNEDFKKELNACVWSDLLEPDEFDIIWNDIMERYGLEDVHWFGSMFEDREFWVPAYFRDFPMGSLLRTTSMSESENSFFKNYTKPRANLVQFINFFNYAVGDQRNANSRLNYLDYSTIPDLSTQLPIEKHASTIYTDSIFKHVQQEISIVCEIVSITTVEDNIKKHQVKDQYGRTLDVMYDCKQDTFDCSCKKFSRIGLLCCHIFCLLKNKSANLIPEKYFGRRWLKSSLLKAAHGLPSEEQQPFEHLDEKQEVKKKLFSNFYRLVQKSEGSMDHLSLLSAGLDDLEQHMFGNCAAPSVIEKKKMVEDFYGMAVPDVIDVHPPDVVSTKGSASGKVAKRQSAIRKANKPLRRCGKCHEMGRHDSRNCGRVNEKSD; encoded by the exons ATGGAATCTGTAGCAAATAACGAAG GTATGTACATTCCTGTTTGTGATGATGCTTTGAAGCCAATGATTGGtatgaaattcaatacattaGTAGAAGCAGTTGGTTTCTATGAACATTATGCTCGTTCAGTTGGTTTTGGCATTCGTAAAATGGGTAACAAATCAGTTCAAGGTATTACTAAGTGGCAGTATTTGGCTTGCAACAGACAAGGCTCTAAGAATTTTATACCTGGTCATGCATCCCAATCAACTGAAGTGTCTTTTAAGAAGCGTAGGTGTCGGTCATTTAGGTGTGAATGTCTTGCTAAGCTCAATTTGAGATATTATTCAGATGGCAAGAGCAGAGGATATGAGGTTTATCAGTTTGTTGAGTATCATAATCACTTAATGGTTGCGGATGAGCATAGGCATTTTATGATGGCCAATCGCAATCTGGATCCTATTCATCGGAGGTTTATGGAGGATTGTGGCAGGTGTAATATTGGTCCCACTCTCACATTCAAACTTTTGAAGGAGATAATGGGTGGACCTGAAAATGTTGGATgtgatattattgatattagaAATGGTTATCGTGATATTATGTCCAATATTGATGGTTCAGATGCTCAAATGATTTTTGATTATATGCGTTCTCAAAAGGAATCATCTGATGCCTTCTattatgaaattgagataGGATCTCATGGAAAGTTAACTAGACTCTTTTGGGCTGATGCTATTTCAAGACGAAATTATCATATGTTTGGAGAtgtaatttcatttgattCAACATACAACACTAACAG GTATTGCATGATTTTTGCTCCATTCACTGGAAAAGATAACCATTCTAGACCAGTTACATTTGGAGCTGGCTTGTTATCAAGTGAAGGTAGAGAATCCTATTCTTGGTTGTTTGGCTGTTTTGTTCGATGCATGGGGGTAGCACCCAAATTGATTATCACTGATCAAGATTGGGGGATCAAACTTGCTGTTCAACAAGTACTTTTACAAACAAGGCACCGATGGTGTATGTGGCATATCATGGTTAAGGTGTCAGATAAGTTGCCCAAATCTTTACTTGGTAATGAAGATTTCAAAAAAGAGTTGAATGCATGTGTTTGGTCTGATTTGTTAGAGCCTGATGAGTTTGATATAATATGGAATGATATAATGGAACGGTATGGATTAGAAGACGTGCACTGGTTTGGATCAATGTTTGAAGATAGAGAATTCTGGGTTCCTGCTTATTTTCGAGATTTTCCCATGGGGTCGCTTCTTAGGACTACATCGATGTCTGAATCGGAGAATagcttttttaaaaactacacAAAGCCACGTGCAAATCTTGTACAGttcatcaatttctttaattatgcTGTGGGAGATCAAAGGAATGCCAATTCACGATTGAACTACTTGGATTACTCAACTATTCCTGATTTGTCAACCCAATTGCCTATTGAGAAGCATGCATCTACAATCTACACTGATTCTATTTTCAAACATGTACAACAGGAAATAAGTATTGTGTGTGAGATTGTTTCTATAACTACTGTTGAGGATAACATCAAGAAGCATCAGGTCAAGGACCAATATGGTAGAACATTGGATGTTATGTATGATTGTAAGCAAGACACATTCGACTGTAGTTGCAAGAAGTTTTCCAGAATTGGTTTGTTATGTtgtcatatattttgtttgttgaagaatAAGTCTGCTAATCTCATTCCTGAGAAATATTTTGGTCGAAGGTGGTTGAAGAGCTCTTTACTAAAGGCAGCACATGGTCTACCATCTGAGGAACAACAACCATTTGAAC ATTTGGATGAAAAGCAGGAAGTTAAGAAAAAGTTGTTCTCCAACTTTTATCGATTAGTCCAAAAGTCTGAAGGAAGTATGGATCATTTGTCTTTGTTAAGTGCTGGTCTTGATGATTTGGAACAGCATATGTTTGGAAATTGTGCAGCACCTTCAGTCattgaaaagaagaagatggttgaggatttttatggaatggcAGTACCTGATGTAATTGATGTACATCCTCCAGACGTTGTTAGTACTAAAGGATCAGCTAGTGGCAAAGTAGCAAAGAGGCAGAGTGCAATAAGGAAAGCAAATAAGCCTCTACGACGGTGTGGTAAATGTCATGAGATGGGTCGTCATGATTCAAGAAATTGTGGTAGAGTCAATGAGAAGTCAGATTGA